Proteins from a genomic interval of Candidatus Nomurabacteria bacterium:
- the mnmA gene encoding tRNA 2-thiouridine(34) synthase MnmA, whose protein sequence is MSKKSVYVGVSGGVDSAVTLALISKKYKTRGIFMRNWSKDLPGFQCPWREDWHDAQSVALSLNLPIELWDFEKDYRNKVVDYLVSEYRAGRTPNPDIICNQEIKFKVFLEHAFELGADKISTGHYARIHQDEKKRFWLQMAKDETKDQTYFLARISQKALSKSLFPLGDLKKSDVRELATKLNLPVADKKDSVGICFVGEVGITDFLKNFIDLKTGPIIDIDTNNEIGQHEGSELYTIGQRHGLDLKTSADLPYYVVKKDTNKNIVYVSSDLNSTDLWVNKITLTDVHLPTINENEINDYKNLTLRYRHLGKLENIHTLLKSGAKEYIIELKEKIKKPASGQTGVIYTDNQCVLLAGFIK, encoded by the coding sequence ATGTCTAAAAAGTCTGTATACGTAGGAGTTAGTGGCGGTGTTGATAGTGCCGTTACTCTAGCCCTAATTTCTAAGAAGTATAAAACAAGAGGAATATTCATGCGTAATTGGTCTAAAGATCTTCCCGGCTTTCAATGTCCTTGGAGAGAAGATTGGCATGATGCCCAAAGTGTAGCCCTAAGCTTAAACTTGCCTATTGAGCTATGGGATTTTGAAAAAGACTATAGAAATAAAGTAGTTGATTATTTAGTTAGTGAATATAGGGCTGGCCGAACTCCAAACCCAGATATTATTTGTAATCAAGAAATTAAGTTTAAAGTCTTTTTAGAACATGCTTTTGAGCTCGGCGCAGATAAGATCTCCACTGGCCATTACGCCAGAATCCATCAAGATGAAAAAAAAAGATTCTGGTTACAAATGGCGAAAGACGAAACCAAAGATCAAACTTACTTCTTAGCAAGAATCTCTCAAAAAGCTCTCTCAAAAAGCTTATTCCCACTTGGGGATTTAAAAAAGTCAGATGTTAGAGAGCTCGCCACTAAGCTTAATCTTCCAGTTGCAGATAAAAAAGACTCAGTCGGAATCTGCTTCGTTGGTGAAGTTGGCATAACAGATTTTTTAAAAAACTTTATCGATCTTAAAACTGGTCCAATAATAGATATAGACACAAATAATGAAATAGGTCAACACGAAGGCTCAGAACTTTATACAATCGGACAAAGACATGGTTTAGATTTAAAAACGTCAGCCGATTTACCTTACTATGTTGTAAAAAAAGATACCAATAAAAACATTGTTTACGTAAGTTCAGATTTGAATTCTACCGATTTATGGGTAAATAAAATTACACTTACAGACGTTCATCTACCAACTATTAATGAAAATGAAATAAATGATTATAAAAACTTAACCTTAAGATATCGTCACCTCGGTAAATTAGAAAATATACATACTCTATTGAAAAGTGGAGCAAAAGAGTACATTATTGAATTAAAAGAAAAGATTAAAAAACCCGCTAGTGGACAGACCGGAGTTATCTACACAGATAACCAATGTGTTCTACTTGCAGGCTTTATAAAATAA